The following DNA comes from Methanomassiliicoccales archaeon LGM-DZ1.
GCTTACGGGAGGCCGCTGTACTCCGAGAGGTATGATGAAGCGGGGGAGTTCAGGAACGGGGAAGCGCTGTGCAGGGACGCCGGCGGGGATCTGTGGCTGGCAGACTCCGAAGGCAGAAGGACAAGACTGTAAATGTTGAGGGAACAGGGGTTTTAAGGATCAGATGCCCGGTCCCGGCGGCAGGGGCCCGGGCATCTGAATTTCATTCAGTCTTCTTTTTCTCCGCAGACCCAGATCGAGAACGGCCCTGCATCGCAGAACTCTTCGGACCATTCTTCGGCGGCCCTCTTCGCCTGATAGTCTGCATCATCATCCGGATGCACTGCCTCCGATACGATGTTCATCTTCCCATCGACCGCGATGGTCCTGTCTCCGTCCCTGACGAACGCCCCGTCCGGGCCGTTCCTGCCGGCGAGCGTCCCGCGGACCGTGCTTCCGTTCCGGGGGTACACCTTCCCGTCGGCCAGGTCGATGCAGACGATCCTGGAGGCGCTGTTCCAGACTGTTTCCCCGGTACCCTTCTCCGAAAGCCTGAGGAAGATGCGCTTCCCGTCTTCCGAGACCATCGCGTTGCCGGCGTTGCCTGATTCGGCATACGCGCCGGAATCATGGATGAACGTCAGCCCGTCAGGGGCGTAGAGCGTGTTCCTGCGGCCTTCTCCGGCGTTTATCCGGGAGAGCGTTCCCGTCTCCCTGTCGATCATCCTGACGCAGACGAGGGAGCCGGCCTCGCTGTCATCCTTGCCGAAGCAGCCGACCGCCGCATACTCGCTTCCGGTCCCGGGATAGACAGACGTGCTGCCCGGAGCGCTCGGCAGGAGCTCCCTGACGGCCTTGAGTCCATCTCCGGCCAGCTTCATGTAGGTGAAGCGGCGGGGGCGCTCGCGGTTCCCGGTAGGCCTGCAGGCGATCATGCGCGGCCCGCTTACCGCGAGCACCTCATCCGCAGGCACCCAGTCGGAGTACGGGCCCGCATCGACGGCCACGGACGCACCTTCCGCCGGCCTGATCGCGAGATCATCCAGGGACATCCTGCCGGGGGTGAGGATCACGGTCCCGTCTCCGATCTTCGGCACGCGCTCATTGACCAATGACAGCATCCCGCCGCCGCTGTACCCGCAGATCTGCCAGATCCCCTTGGCGGAGATATCGGTTCCCAGGCCGAGGAAGAGGATCGGCCTGCGCTCGGAGGGCCTTTTCATGAGCATCTCGGGCAGATGCATCTCCTCGGCATCTCCGTCCGGGCCTACAGTGAAATTCCTGTAAGTGTCGAAGACCCAGAACCTTCCGTTGTGCCAGATGGCGCGGGCGCCGGGGCTGAGCTCTTTATTCTTCGCGGCAGCCCCTTCCGCGCATGCTTTCGATCCGGAGGCGATGTCCAGGACCGCGATGTTTTTCCCTCCGCAGAAGAGCAGGCTCCCGTCGCTGCTCAGCGCCGAGACGCAGAAGCCCGAGCCGTCGGGGCCGTCAAGCCTGAAGCCTGCCGTCTGCTCGGGCTCCTCCCCGTCGATTCTGTAGGCGTACGCCCGCCCGCCGATGCAGAACGACACGCTGCGCCCGTCGTCCGACCAGGATGGCTCGGAAGGCTCTCCTTCGCAGTTGCTGAGCAGCTCAGCCATCTCCATGGTCTCGATGTCCCAGACCGAGACGCTGTCATGGTCTGCGACGGCGATGAGGGACGAGTCCGGAGAGAAAGAGTACTTCCTGCCCGGCCCGCGGGAGGGTATCGTGAAGAGGGGCATCATGGAGCCGACGGAGATGACCGTCAGCTCCCCCCTCCTTTCAAGGTTGGCCGCGAGGGCGCCGTCGCGGGAGAGGCCGATCTTCCCTGCTTTCATCGGGTATTCGGGGAAGATGCCGTACTGCGGGACGAACCCGAAGCGCCTGCAGATCTCCAGCAGCCTCGCGGTCTTCTCGGAGGGGAGATCGCCCTTGGTCTCTGAAGTGCTGTCCTTCTGCCTGCTCCAGGTCCTGAGGAGGCGGTCGGCGGCGCTGGCGGCCGCGCGGAAAACATGGTCCTCTTCCGGAAGGTTCTCGGGGTCGTCCCAGCTGCAGCAGGAGAAGACCACTTCCAGGCGGGCCTCGATGTTCTGGATCCTGAGCTCGTCGCTGTCGAGCCTCTGGGCCAGAGTGAGCTTTGAGAAGTCTGCCACGGAGTTCCCTCCTCAGAGGTTCCTGCCGTGTCCGCGGCCGGAGTCGTTCGTGAGCAGTACGTATCCTGTCAGATAGAATTTTGCAATCATCTTAACCAGTTCTCGCAGCGGTTGTTTCCAACCGCCACGGACAAACCGGACCACTCCCGCAAACCGGGAGTGAGGATGCGCACGGTCTTCGAAATCGCTGATTGCAGTATCGGCGGAGACGGTATAAAAAATTGACGAAAATGAGCGATTTTTCTCGGGAACTATCGCGTAATTGATGAGAATAAAGGACGAAACCCGACCGTCATCCCAGTCAAAGAGGCAGGTGGGATGCGAGAAGGATTTGATGTCCGAGCTCATAAAGGTCTGGGATTCCCCGGACCGGGTGATGATCCACGGCGGCACGGTTTACTCGGTCATCGAGACCGAGACCGCCATAGTGCGGAAGGCGTCCGGCAGCCGGAATCTCGGCGATCTGGATGACCCAGACGGCGAGTGGGAGATCATGCTCCCCAGGGACCCCCGCTTCGCGGAGGTCCCGGAGAGCATGAGGATGAAGGCGTGCGCCTGCTACGATGCCAAGAGCGCAGCAGAGGAGCGCGACAAGATGCAGAAGGCGCTCAAGGGCATCGAGGCGAAGCTCAGGGCGACGGACCCCTGGGCGGCCGTGAACAGCCTGAAGGGCATCGCGGCGGCTATGCCGAGTTCTTCGACCTGAAGGCCGAGGGCGGGAAACTGATCATCGGGAGGAAGCGCAACGCCGTATCGTTCGCGATGAACCGCGAGGGCATGTTCGTGATGTTCTCCTACGGCGTGGGATCGTGGGAGGAGATGATATCCGACTACGACTGCCGGGCCTATGTGGAGCAGGCGTTCCACGTCCTCAAGAACGACCTGGACGGCGGGCGCTGGCGCACCGCCGACCCTCAGACGGCCAGGGGCCGCCTGGCGGTCAAGTTCGTAGCGCTGATACTCTGGTTCACCCTGTCGGGGAAACTGCGGGACGCGGAAGGAAGGGTCCCGGTGCAGTCGGCGCTGCAGTCCCTGGACACGGCGATGGCGATAGGGGACGGCAGGAAGTGGAGGGTGACCGAGATCACGGCCAGGAGCCGCAGGCTCCTGGCGACCCTCGGCGTCCCGATGCCGGGGAGGATCGTCGAGACGGAGCCTTATGACTTCATCCCGAAGAAGTACCTAGATTGAGTGAGAATTTCGGAGTGAGAGCAGGGCGCAGGCCTCTGGCAATGAGCGGACCCAGCGGAAACTGGGCTTTGGTAAAGCGTATGTCAAACTCGGATTTTTACCACAAAAAAAGAACATCCAGAACCAACATCATATCTCCAGACATGTTGAAGAATCTCTGAATAAATCGAATATCAATCAATCTTAGTCAAATCATGGTTGTATTTTTTAGAGTCAGGCACACGCACTTTATAATTTTTAATCTCTTTTTTCGATTTCAAACTCTTCATCATCTCGAGACCGACATAGTAAACAACATCTATCGCCACGGAGTTTCCGAAAAGTTTGTATGCGTATGTTTTTGAGACATCGATTTTGAAATCATCAGGAAATCCCTGAATTCTTGCAAATTCTCTAGGCGTCAGGGCCCTTATATTCTCGCTGTTGATCGGAGTTTTCCTGTGTGTTTTGGTTGTCCGGTCATTGCCGATTTTATCATCACGGATAAGATTTCTTTCTCTTCCCATACCGCCGCCCATCAGTGTATTGGGAATGTCGCCTGGTTTCAAAATACAATAGCCGAAACCGCGGCCTTCCTCATGCTGTTTTTTCTTATGATTTTTCAGACAATCTAGATATCCTTGTGACAGATAATATTCGTTCGGAACCCTGACAGCAGTCATAACCGATTCCAGAGTTTTCTTGTCTTCCTCATTCGGAGTCGTCGGTTTCGGATAATCGAATTTATCTATTCCTAAATCCTCTCTAAAACCTACGATGTAAATCCTCTTCCTTTTCTGTGGAACCCCGTAATCCGAAGCATCCAAGATTTGAGGATCTGGTACATAATAACCTAATTTATTCAGGCGGCTCAGAATGTGTTCCAGGGTTTTTCCTTTATCCTGAGAGACAAGGCCTACCACGTTCTCGAGCAGGAAAGCTTTCGGTTTACATATTCCTAAGATTTTATCAATATAGTCGAAGAGTTTTCCCCGATCGTCCTTAAACCCATTTCTTTTTCCAGCCATGGAAAAGGCCTGACAGGGGAACCCTCCAACAAGGATGTCGAACTCGCCTAATTCTTTCTTAACTTGATCGGTTTTTTCCCACGGCAGTTTTGTAATATCTCCGTAGAGTTTGGGCTCGTCTCCGAAATTATCTTCGTAAACTTTTGCAGCATTCGGCTCTATTTCCGAAGCGAATACGCATTTTCCGCCGAGATCCTCCATGGCCATGCGCATCCCGCCAATTCCTGCGAAAAGGTCGATGAATCTGAAGTCGGGACTGTCTGCCATGAATCACTTTCCTCACATACCGCAATGCTATTAATTCGTTGCTTATGATTTAAATCGAGTACATGGGACGTTTTGAGTCCTGATAAATCAATCTCGTAACTGATTTTTCCGATATTCTTCGGCTTCTTTCCGTCGACGAACGCCTTGGTAATGTCAGGGAAATCTTCGTCAACTGGGAATACTTTCTCTTCAATCAGATTGTAAGCAAGTTTGTGTTCGCTGCTGTTTTTCACATTCAGTTTGTTTTCAATTTTGGAACAAAGATCATCTTTGCTGAATCCCAGGTTGACGAGACTGCTTACTACACTCTTTAAAGTCAGGTTACCGGTAGGCGTTGACTCGAACCTATAGAAAACTAGTGTCCCCGCCTTCATTACCTGATATTCTTCCGAAACGATAATCGACATCCCGCTGCGTTGAATTGTCGATTTAACTTCGAAATTCAGATTTTGAGTTCCGTTGGAGGCTATAACATCATTGATGTCGCCGTCTGGACCTACCCAAATGATATTCTGATATCCTTTGATTTTCAATTCTTTAAGGAGAAGAAGTTCTCCGATGATTTGATACGTTCTAGAATGCTTTTGTTTGTTTCCCACCAGTTTTTTCCAATTATCCGCCCATTCATCTGGATTGGCGATGTTGTTTTCCAGTGTCCCCGAACTGGGAAAGAGGAAAGATTCGCATACGCAGAGGAAGGAATTCTTCACATACCTTTCATTGCGGCAGCATAACATCAATCCCGAATGAACGGATCCGCTGAAGGAAATCTGCTCCGAATGTATCGACATACCGGAGAATTCCTCGTTGAAATCCTTATCTCCCGTACTGCATTCAATCAGGAAGCCTATTGTGCTGGAATTGTAGATTCCGAATAGAGCATGACCTCCGACAGTATTCTCAAACGGGTAATCCTTGCCTTTCAC
Coding sequences within:
- a CDS encoding PD-(D/E)XK motif protein, with the translated sequence MNKKAIISDDEIGLEDVRSKIMSELDSFLVDAVKGKDYPFENTVGGHALFGIYNSSTIGFLIECSTGDKDFNEEFSGMSIHSEQISFSGSVHSGLMLCCRNERYVKNSFLCVCESFLFPSSGTLENNIANPDEWADNWKKLVGNKQKHSRTYQIIGELLLLKELKIKGYQNIIWVGPDGDINDVIASNGTQNLNFEVKSTIQRSGMSIIVSEEYQVMKAGTLVFYRFESTPTGNLTLKSVVSSLVNLGFSKDDLCSKIENKLNVKNSSEHKLAYNLIEEKVFPVDEDFPDITKAFVDGKKPKNIGKISYEIDLSGLKTSHVLDLNHKQRINSIAVCEESDSWQTVPTSDSSTFSQELAGCAWPWRISAENAYSLRK
- the dcm gene encoding DNA (cytosine-5-)-methyltransferase; the encoded protein is MADSPDFRFIDLFAGIGGMRMAMEDLGGKCVFASEIEPNAAKVYEDNFGDEPKLYGDITKLPWEKTDQVKKELGEFDILVGGFPCQAFSMAGKRNGFKDDRGKLFDYIDKILGICKPKAFLLENVVGLVSQDKGKTLEHILSRLNKLGYYVPDPQILDASDYGVPQKRKRIYIVGFREDLGIDKFDYPKPTTPNEEDKKTLESVMTAVRVPNEYYLSQGYLDCLKNHKKKQHEEGRGFGYCILKPGDIPNTLMGGGMGRERNLIRDDKIGNDRTTKTHRKTPINSENIRALTPREFARIQGFPDDFKIDVSKTYAYKLFGNSVAIDVVYYVGLEMMKSLKSKKEIKNYKVRVPDSKKYNHDLTKID
- a CDS encoding WD40 repeat domain-containing protein; translated protein: MADFSKLTLAQRLDSDELRIQNIEARLEVVFSCCSWDDPENLPEEDHVFRAAASAADRLLRTWSRQKDSTSETKGDLPSEKTARLLEICRRFGFVPQYGIFPEYPMKAGKIGLSRDGALAANLERRGELTVISVGSMMPLFTIPSRGPGRKYSFSPDSSLIAVADHDSVSVWDIETMEMAELLSNCEGEPSEPSWSDDGRSVSFCIGGRAYAYRIDGEEPEQTAGFRLDGPDGSGFCVSALSSDGSLLFCGGKNIAVLDIASGSKACAEGAAAKNKELSPGARAIWHNGRFWVFDTYRNFTVGPDGDAEEMHLPEMLMKRPSERRPILFLGLGTDISAKGIWQICGYSGGGMLSLVNERVPKIGDGTVILTPGRMSLDDLAIRPAEGASVAVDAGPYSDWVPADEVLAVSGPRMIACRPTGNRERPRRFTYMKLAGDGLKAVRELLPSAPGSTSVYPGTGSEYAAVGCFGKDDSEAGSLVCVRMIDRETGTLSRINAGEGRRNTLYAPDGLTFIHDSGAYAESGNAGNAMVSEDGKRIFLRLSEKGTGETVWNSASRIVCIDLADGKVYPRNGSTVRGTLAGRNGPDGAFVRDGDRTIAVDGKMNIVSEAVHPDDDADYQAKRAAEEWSEEFCDAGPFSIWVCGEKED